The genomic region TGCCGTTTAATAATGTAACCGTAAGGCTGACTTACCGTATTGTAACCAGAGACGCCTCCGGCAAGATGGTCATACTGACTGCCGGCGCAGAAGAAGGCAAGGGACTTGCAATGAATGTGGAGGATGCAGCGGCAAACGGGCTGAAGGGCCTTTCTGAAAAAATTTCCCCCTTGATTATGGAGAAACTCTCAAAGCATATTACAGGCATAGCCAAAAAGATAAATGTAACGGTGAGCGGCGTAAATGATGTAAATACGAATTTTGCAGTCAAGGACGCCCTTCAAAACACCACATGGGTGACTAATGTGGAGGAAAAAAATCTCGGCGAGTTCATGGTTAGTTATCCTGAAAATACCGTATATCTGGCAAACAGCATCAGCCAGAAGCCTGATTTCCAGATATTAAATTTTTCTCAATATTCATTAAAAATAATGTATAAAGAGGCGGTTAAGTAAATTAAAGCCTATGTGGTGAAAATTCACTTTACTTAAACTAAAACGGCAGGTAAACTTCTTCTAAACGCAAAGAGGCAGACCCCTTTAGAAAAACTTTTCTAACGGGGTAAATGCCTTAAAATCTAAGGAGGTGTTATACATGAGGAGAAAAATCTTCATACTTTTATTAGGAATCCTGTCGGCCATAATTGCCTCAGGCTGTGCAAAACAGCATGTGGCAAAATGCACTTCGCCTGAGGATAACCCCCAGCATCACTATTTAAGGGGCATGGAGGCGCTGGAGCAGGGCAGGATGGATGCAGCCAAAGAAAAATTTGACAGGGCATTATTCTGCGAAGAGGGTTTTTACCCGGCCTACGGCGGGCTCGCGATAGTATCGGCTCACAAGGTAATGGCTCAGCCTGACCCGGCATTCAGCGCAGTTGAAAATCAAAGGGTGCTTGATTATGTAAAAAAAGGCGGTAAAAAGGCAAAGACAGATGAAGATAAGTTTGATCATTATCTCTCAGTTATAAGGGTTAATACAATTATGGACGGGCCGGATTGGCTCAGTAAGACTGTTGAGGCATATAATCTTGCCAAAGAACTCAAAGTGGATGAAAAGAAGCTTTATTATTATCAGGGCATAGAGTCGCTCCAGTACTTTATGGGGCTTGCCTATTTTGAGGCCTTGGAGTTCCAGCAGGCGAGGGATAAATTCGCCGAAGTCCTTAATGCCAAGAGAGAAGGAAAATGGCACGAAAAGGCGGACAAGGCATGGAAAAAGACGGATACTATCGTCCGTGCAATGGGAGGCATTACTGTCGGAGATGTGGGCAAGAAAATAGCAGTCAAGGATTCAATTACCCGCGGCGACCTGGCAGCGCTTCTGATAGATGAGTTAAAGCTTGACAAGCTCTTTGCAGGCCGGATCCCGGTTGTCGGCCAGCTTGACAAAATGAAGGCGGAGTTTACCCCTCCGGATATAGTCAATAATGAATTTAAGGATGAAATCCTTACCATACTAAAATGGAAGGTAAGGGGGCTTGAGCCGAAACATGATGCGGCTCAAAATGCATACCTCTTCAGGCCTCAGGATACCGTAACACGGGGCGAGATGGCGTTTATCCTTGAAGATGTGCTGATAAAGCTTACCGGCGATGAAAAGATAGCCACTGCATATTTCGGGCATGAAAGGTCGCCGTTTCCTGATGTAAGGCCTACGGCGCCTTTTTATAACGCAGTGATGAACATGACGTCGCGCAGTATTATGGAAAGCGAGCTTTCAGGCGAATTCCGGGTTGATGCGCCTGTCAGCGGGGCAGAATCCCTGCTTGCCATAAGGATGCTCCGGCAGAAGATGAATATATATTAGAAAATTAAGTATGGTTCAACTTTGTTCAAGATAGTTTAAAAGGTTCAACGTTGAACAACATTAAACAAATTTAAACGATGTTGAACAAAAATTTCAAAGGAGGTCTTATTATGAAAAAAGTTCTTTTGATAATGATGTGTATTGTGCTCTTTGCAGTCAGCGCCGCAATGGGCGAAGAACAGCCGGCAGGCTCAGCTCCGGCAATGCCTTCAGCGCCTTCAATGCCGGACATTGATGCAAAGTTTCAGACTGTAAGCAAGTGGCTGAATCAGAATAATCTTACCGTCACAACATCGCCCCAGCAGGCATTTGTAAATGACTATATCCTCGTTGCGGCTGAAGGGCTTCCGTCGCCAACAGCAACTTCACCTGCAAAGAAAAGACTGACTGCTGAAAGGGCTGCAACCACCCTTGCATACCGCCAATTGGCAGAAATCCTTGAAGGCGTGGCAGTTGTCGGAGACACTCTGGTAAAGGATGCAGAGTTGCAATACGATGTGGTACGGGTGGCGGTTTCCGGGTTTGTCAAAGGCGCAAGGGTTGTTCAGAAGGAATACAATGAAAAAGAGGAGTCAGCGCTTGTAATAATGAAAATAGGCATGACAGGTCCCGGGAGTTTTGCAGATGCCCTTTATTCAAAGATTTTAAAACCCGATGTAAAAAAAGAACTCGTGGAACCGGAGTCTGCGCCTAAGTTTCAGCCCAAGCCTGTGCCGGTTGAAGAGAAATACGACGGGCTTATCATTGACGCCACAGAACAGAACTTCAGACCTGCTTTGATAAACAGGATTTTCACGCCTAAAGGCGAAATACTTTATGACCCTTCCAAAATAAGCCAGAAGGTGCTTGTGGAGCAGGGGTGCGGTGAATACACAAACAGCACCGACAAGGCAAAGGCGGCGCTCGGCACAAGGGAAGTAAAAAATCCCCTTATCGTAAAAGCCTCCGGCACTGTATCGCCGTCAGACCTGCAGGTGTCGGATGACGATGCAGTAAAGATTTTCTCGGCAAACCAGAAAGCGGGATTCCTTGCAGGCGCAAAGGTTGCTTTTGTATTAAAATAAAAGCATGAAAGCAACTACGTTTTTTTTAATAATCCTTGCCGCCATGGCATTGCTGTTTGCGGCTGAGAATTATTCATATGCCGGCGACAGCGTCATTGCAGAAGGATATGCGGTCATAACCGGCGGCAAAAAAGATATAGCAAGGGATAAGGCATTAAGCGATGCATTCCGCAGGGCAATTGAACAGGTAGTCGGGGTAATGGTTGAATCTGAAACAG from Nitrospirota bacterium harbors:
- a CDS encoding S-layer homology domain-containing protein gives rise to the protein MRRKIFILLLGILSAIIASGCAKQHVAKCTSPEDNPQHHYLRGMEALEQGRMDAAKEKFDRALFCEEGFYPAYGGLAIVSAHKVMAQPDPAFSAVENQRVLDYVKKGGKKAKTDEDKFDHYLSVIRVNTIMDGPDWLSKTVEAYNLAKELKVDEKKLYYYQGIESLQYFMGLAYFEALEFQQARDKFAEVLNAKREGKWHEKADKAWKKTDTIVRAMGGITVGDVGKKIAVKDSITRGDLAALLIDELKLDKLFAGRIPVVGQLDKMKAEFTPPDIVNNEFKDEILTILKWKVRGLEPKHDAAQNAYLFRPQDTVTRGEMAFILEDVLIKLTGDEKIATAYFGHERSPFPDVRPTAPFYNAVMNMTSRSIMESELSGEFRVDAPVSGAESLLAIRMLRQKMNIY